A stretch of DNA from Nitrospirota bacterium:
CCGAAACGCACCAGACCCTCGTACTCAACGATTTGCGAGGGCGTATCCGGGTGGAGACCGACGGGCAGATGAAAACCGGACGGGATGTGGCGATCGCTACTCTGTTGGGCGCCGAGGAATTCGGGTTTGCAACCGCGCCTCTGATCGTCGAAGGCTGCATCATGATGCGGAAATGCCATCTCAATACCTGCCCCGTCGGCATCGCGACGCAGGACCCTGCCTTGCGGAAGAAATTTGCCGGGCAGCCGGAACATATCGTGAATTTCTTTTTCTTTGTCGCGGAAGAATTGCGCCAGATTATGGCCAAACTGGGCTTCCGGACTATCAATGAGATGGTTGGACGGGTGGATAAATTGAAAGCACAGAAGGCCATCGACCACTGGAAGGGCAGGGGGTTGGATCTGACCCCGCTCTTGCAAGTGCCGGATGTTGGGCCTGAGATAGCCCGCTTCTGTGTGCAGAAGCAAGACCATGGTCTCGCAGGTGTGCTCGATAACCAGCTGATCGAGTTGTGCAAACCGGCGCTGGAGAAGCGAGAGAAAGTTACGCTCGATCTGCCGATCAGAAATGTGAATCGTACGGTCGGGACAATGCTTTCCAGCCGAGTGGCAAAATCGTATGGGCTTGAGGGGCTACCGGAGGACACGATCACCATCAAGTTTTCGGGTTCCGCCGGGCAGTCGTTCGGCGCATTTTTGTCCCGTGGCATCACGCTGATTCTCGAAGGGGAATCGAACGATTATCTGGGCAAGGGATTGTCCGGCGGCAAGATCATTGTCTTCCCGCCGAAACAGGCGATCTATGTGCCGGAAGAGACGATTCTTATCGGGAATACCTCACTCTACGGTGGGACGCAGGGCGAAGCCTATTGCTATGGCATGGCGGGAGAGCGGTTTGCGGTGCGGAATAGCGGCGTCAGGGCGGTGGTCGAAGGAATCGGCGATCACGGCTGCGAGTACATGACCGGTGGGGTGGTCGTCGTCTTGGGTCAGACGGGGCGAAACTTTGCGGCAGGCATGTCGGGCGGTGTGGCATTTGTGCTGAACGAACTCGACCAGTTCCAATCCCGCTGCAATATGGGCATGGTGGAATTGGAGAAGATCAAGACCGCGGACGATAAGAAGACGCTGCACCAGATGATTACGTCGCACTTTATGCAGACAGGCAGCCGAAACGCCAAGCGCATCCTCGATAGTTGGGACTCGATGCTGCCGAAGTTTGAGAAGGTCATGCCGGTGGACTACAAGCGTGTATTGGAAGAACGGAAGAAGAAGAAAGCCGCGGCCGGTAAGGGGTGAGGCGTGAAGGGTAAAGCCGGAAATATCACCTATCGCTACGGTCTCATAACTTAGAACTCAGAACTCAGAATTTTGGACTCGAAGAGATGGGTGATCCAAAAGGTTTCATGAAATATGCCCGCGAGGGGCCCAAGCGGAAGCCGGTCGAGCTTCGTGTGCTCGATTGGAAGGAGATGTATGAGCCGATCTCCGAAGAGAAGCTCAAGACCCAGGGGGCTCGTTGCATGGACTGTGGTGTGCCATTTTGCCAGGGTAATACCGGCTGTCCGGTCGTGAACTTGATTCCAGACTGGAACGATCTAGCCTCTCGTGGCCGTTGGAAAGATGCGCTCAAAGCCCTGCATACGACAAACAATTTCCCTGAGTTTACAGGGCGGCTCTGCCCAGCGCCCTGTGAAGGGGCTTGCGTGCTTGGCATCAACGAAGATCCTGTCTCCATTCGCATCATCGAGTGGAACATTATCGATCGTGGGTTCAATGAGGGTTATGTTGAACCGGCCCTGCCCGTTATCAATACGGGGAAGACGGTCGCCATTGTCGGGTCTGGGCCGGCTGGTTTGGCTGCAGCGCAACAATTGGCGCGTGCCGGCCACACGGTCACCCTCTTTGAGAAGTCCGATCGCATCGGCGGCTTACTGCGGTATGGCATTCCCGACTTCAAGATGGAGAAATGGGTCATCGATCGCCGCCTGGAACAGATGAAAGCCGAGGGGGTCGAGTTCAAGACCGGCGTGACGATTGGAAAAGACATCTCAGGCGAACAGTTGCGGAAGCAGTTCGATGCCGTCGGGCTCTCCATGGGTGCGGAGCAGGCCCGTGAACTTCCGATTCCCGGACGTGAACTCAAGGGCGTGCATCTCGCAATGGACTATCTGACACAACAGAATAAGCGCATTGCGGGGATTCCGGTCACGGACGAGCCGATCATGGCAAAGGGCAAGCGCGTCGTCATCATCGGCGGCGGCGATACAGGGTCGGACTGTCTCGGCACCGCCCATCGCCAGGGCTGCATCGAAGCGCATCAGTTCGAGTTATTACCAGAACCACCACCGCAACGGGCCGACTCGACACCTTGGCCTCTCTGGCCCATGCAACTCCGCACGTCGCACGCGCATGAAGAAGGCTGCGACCGTCAGTGGAGTGTGTCGACCACGAAGTTCACCGGCCACAACGGCCAGGTGACAAAACTTCACGCCAATCGAGTGAAGTTTGAGAAGGGGAAGTTCACACCGATTCCCAACAGTGACTTCGACATGGATACGGATCTGGTGCTGCTGGCGATGGGGTTTACGGGGCCGGTGAAGAACGGTTTGCTCGACAGCCTCGGCGTGAAGTACGACCAGCGCGGGGCAGTGGCTACAGACGACAATTTCATGACCAACCTCGACGGCGTCTTTGCCGGCGGCGACACCAAGCGCGGCGCCTCCCTCATCGTCTGGGCCATCGCCGAAGGAAGAAAGATGGCGGCGGGGATCGACAAGTATCTGCAAGCCGGTAAATCAGCGAAGAAATCCGCCCCGTAAGCTTACCGGCAATTCCTCCAATGTACGCCAGGGCTCACCACTTCCTCGCCTCCCGGAGCGGCCACTCCGGACTCATCCGAGCGGAAGCCTTCTGGAATTCCTTCGACTGCGGCCCTATGCGGGTCCGGTCACGGCGAACAGCACCCCGCGCGCTTACCCCGCGCCCGGTGTAGGAAAGAGTCGCGGCCCGTTTGTCCCTTGTGCTCGCAGAACGCGCGGTCTCAGAAGGACGGGAAGGGCAGCCTGGCCGTCCTCCTGCTCGCGGAACGCGCACGATCAGAATGTGCTCGTTCGACGCGCGCAATCGAGGATCGACCAGGCTACCCTGTTCCTTCGGCAAAGTTCGCTTTGAGTCCTGGCACACCTACTTGAAGTCCCGGCCGGTTCCTGACACCATTCTGAATCCGAACGCTCGGAACCGGAAGGGGTCCATGGCAGAGGACAAACCGCAGAGTGCGGAAGAGGCTGAACTTAGAGCCGCCATCGAGGCCGTACTGAGTTCTCCCAGTGACAAGAAACTGGTGATTGCCGGCCCGGGTACCGGCAAGACAACTCTCTTCAAGCAGCTGCTCGAACTCGCGCCTGGAGAGCCCAATCAGCGGATCGTCCTCACGTTTATCAACAATCTCAAGGATGATCTGGAGGACGATCTGGGCGGACTGGCTCAGGTATTCACACTTCACTCGTACTGTCTGGGCCTACTACACCGAGACCCGGCACTCAGAGGTTCGCTTTCGCCAGGCTTTCGCTGTTTCCCCGGGCTTGCGAGCCTCATCGCAGAAGACTGGGAACTCATCAAGGAAAACGATGCACCGCAGTTCGTAGCTGAAATGCGCGCGCGCTCAGCGGAGAACCAGATTCCGTTCTACCTAGCTCGCGGCGAATACTACGACGCAGTTGATTTTGACGACACCGTGTACCGGGCGTACGAGGGTCTATCCTCCGGGCGTGCTACGCTCGACAGCTACGACCTTGTACTGATTGATGAGTACCAGGACTTCAACGCGCTTGAGGCGGGAGTCATCGACGCCTTGGCTAAGTGTAGCCCCATCTTGATCGCCGGTGATGATGACCAGGCGCTATACAGTCGACTGCGTGATGCGAGTTGGGACCACATCCGACTCCTTAGCAAAGCCGGAGAGTACGAGGTCTTCAAGCTTCCGTTCTGCATGCGGTGTCCCAAGGTCGTCGTCGATGCAGTCAACGATGTTCTGACCAAGGCCGAAGAGTTAGACAGGCTTGAAG
This window harbors:
- a CDS encoding glutamate synthase subunit beta; translation: MGDPKGFMKYAREGPKRKPVELRVLDWKEMYEPISEEKLKTQGARCMDCGVPFCQGNTGCPVVNLIPDWNDLASRGRWKDALKALHTTNNFPEFTGRLCPAPCEGACVLGINEDPVSIRIIEWNIIDRGFNEGYVEPALPVINTGKTVAIVGSGPAGLAAAQQLARAGHTVTLFEKSDRIGGLLRYGIPDFKMEKWVIDRRLEQMKAEGVEFKTGVTIGKDISGEQLRKQFDAVGLSMGAEQARELPIPGRELKGVHLAMDYLTQQNKRIAGIPVTDEPIMAKGKRVVIIGGGDTGSDCLGTAHRQGCIEAHQFELLPEPPPQRADSTPWPLWPMQLRTSHAHEEGCDRQWSVSTTKFTGHNGQVTKLHANRVKFEKGKFTPIPNSDFDMDTDLVLLAMGFTGPVKNGLLDSLGVKYDQRGAVATDDNFMTNLDGVFAGGDTKRGASLIVWAIAEGRKMAAGIDKYLQAGKSAKKSAP